From Phragmites australis chromosome 5, lpPhrAust1.1, whole genome shotgun sequence, a single genomic window includes:
- the LOC133918114 gene encoding uncharacterized mitochondrial protein AtMg00810-like, which yields MQEEIDALVTNRTQELVPHPCHTNVVTGKWVFRHKFRVDSTLERYKARRVHGAATTYLLLYIEDIILMVSSDAFLLNIVERLRVALAFKDLNPVHCFLGIQVTQTSSGSFLSQVFTEELLECAGMSQCKPAPTPIDTAPKLAAAYGEPVFDPAEYRSLAGGLWYLTMTRPYLAYAVQQFDLTLHASPSIDVYAYSDTDWTGCPDTRRSTSGFCEYLGDSLVSCIDKATIVYYDNISIVYMASNPVYHKRTMHIELDIHFVREKVSLGRFKIQKVCPPTDQQFANVMKKGLSTKTS from the exons ATGCAAGAAGAAATTGATGCCCTGGTCACCAACCGCACGCAGGAGCTCGTCCCGCATCCTTGCCATACCAATGTTGTGACGGGCAAATGGGTGTTCAGGCATAAGTTTCGAGTTGACAGCACACTTGAAAGATACAAGGCTCGACGGGTG CACGGTGCTGCCACGACGTATCTTCTTTTGTACATTGAAGATATCATCTTGATGGTCTCTTCCGATGCATTTCTTCTCAACATCGTCGAGCGTCTACGCGTCGCCCTCGCCTTCAAGGATCTCAACCCCGTCCACTGCTTCCTCGGCATACAAGTGACTCAAACTTCCTCGGGCTCCTTCTTGTCACAAGTATTTACCGAAGAGCTTCTAGAATGTGCTGGCATGTCCCAATGCAAGCCGGCACCAACGCCCATCGACACTGCTCCAAAACTTGCAGCTGCTTATGGCGAACCTGTTTTTGATCCTGCTGAATATCGCAGTTTGGCAGGCGGCCTCTGGTACCTCACCATGACTCGACCTTACTTGGCCTATGCCGTGCAGCAG TTTGACCTCACGCTCCATGCATCTCCTTCCATCGACGTCTACGCCTACTCGGATACCGATTGGACGGGATGCCCCGACACAAGGCGTTCAACCTCTGGGTTCTGTGAGTACTTGGGCGATTCGCTCGTCTCATG CATTGACAAGGCAACAATCGTGTATTATGACAACATTTCAATAGTTTACATGGCGTCCAATCCAGTGTATCACAAGCGCACAATGCACATTGAGTTGGATATACATTTTGTCAGGGAGAAAGTGTCTCTTGGTCGGTTCAAGATACAAAAGGTTTGTCCACCTACTGATCAACAATTTGCTAACGTGATGAAGAAAGGTTTGTCCACCAAAACCTCGTAG
- the LOC133919910 gene encoding zinc finger protein 8-like codes for MAKPQDVRSVDSFSQLPFIRPAPAPSPQQPRDTIRLFGCEFPNDQVQGAKEAAADSPDAANGSTVTSESNAKSGGSRAAATAERKFECHYCCRNFPTSQALGGHQNAHKRERQQAKRAHLQASLAMHRYVPGNTYGLFNHHHHLGLFDQPTPLLPPPPAHYPMWTSASPGPYGGGPNSMSQPINGSPVPGLWRMPPPMETFGVASRHGAETAMVVGPAGELTCKDEKAMMSLLSSSPSLSSCSSTSPEKLGRCELEKKESVSLDLHL; via the coding sequence ATGGCGAAACCGCAGGACGTGCGCAGCGTCGACTCGTTCTCGCAGCTGCCGTTCATCCGGCCGGCCCCCGCGCCGTCGCCGCAGCAGCCGCGGGACACCATCCGGCTGTTCGGCTGCGAGTTCCCCAACGACCAGGTGCAGGGCGCCAAGGAGGCCGCGGCCGACTCCCCAGACGCGGCCAACGGCAGCACGGTCACGTCAGAGAGCAACGCCAAGAGCGGCGGCAGCAGggccgcggcgacggcggagaggaaGTTCGAGTGCCACTACTGCTGCCGCAACTTCCCGACGTCGCAGGCGCTGGGCGGGCACCAGAACGCGCATAAGCGCGAGCGCCAGCAAGCCAAGCGGGCCCACCTCCAGGCCTCCCTCGCCATGCACCGCTACGTGCCCGGCAACACGTACGGCCTCttcaaccaccaccaccacctcggcCTCTTCGACCAGCCGACGCCGCTGCTGCCCCCACCGCCTGCGCACTACCCGATGTGGACGAGCGCCAGCCCGGGACCCTACGGCGGCGGGCCAAACTCCATGTCGCAGCCTATTAACGGTAGCCCGGTGCCGGGGCTATGGAGGATGCCGCCGCCGATGGAGACTTTCGGCGTGGCCAGCCGGCACGGCGCTGAAACGGCCATGGTGGTGGGGCCAGCAGGGGAGCTAACATGCAAGGACGAGAAGGCGATGATGAGCTTGCTGTCCTCCTCGCCCTCGCTGTCGTCGTGCTCATCCACGTCGCCGGAAAAGCTAGGTAGGTGTGAATTGGAGAAGAAAGAGAGTGTTAGCTTGGACCTCcatttgtaa